TTAGGGTGCTTTTGCCACCACCATTAGGACCAATAATGGCAGCATATTCACCCCTTAATATTTCAAAAGATATATCTTGAAGAATATCTTTATATCTTAGATTTTTTATATCAATTATGATGTCAGAGAATTTTATTGACAATTCATTGCATCCTTCAATTTAGCTAAGTTTTCTGTCATGATAGTAACAAAACCAACATTTTCTTCATTTTGTTTTTCTGTTATATTTTCAACAGGGCTTAGTTCATCTGTTTTAACATTTGCTTCATCAGCAATTGTTTTTGCGATTTTATCACTTGCAAACTCTTCAAAAAATACTGTATGAATATTTTCTTTTTTTACTATTTTAATAAGTTCGGCAATTTGTTTAGCTGATGGTTCTTCATCAGGTGACATACCAGAAATAGAATATTGTGTTATTCCATAATCGTTTGCTAAATACCCAAAAGCATCGTGATTTACAATAACTTTTTTATTTTTGCAAGTTTTTAATGTCTGATATTTAGTTTGTAAAGCAGTTATTTCTTTAAGATAAGCATCTGAATTTTTTTCATAACTTTTTTTATTTGCTGGGTCTTTTTTGATTAAAAGTGATTCAACATTTTTTATCATTTTGATATAGTTATCAAAACTTAACCAATAATGAGGATCATAAACTTTACCATCTTCAAACTCTTTGTGGGCTACTAGTTTTACATGTTTGCTCATATCAAATGTTTTATCAGCTATTTCCATTGATTTTACTACTTTTGTACTCCAAGGTTCCATAACTTTACCACTAGTTATAAATAAATCACTTTTTGATAAAAGTGCCATACTTTTTGGATTTGGTTCAAAGTCATGGGGCTCTGTTCCAAATGGAATTAAATTATTTAGAACAACATTTTTCCCACCAACTTCTTTAACTACACTATATAATGGATATATAGTTGTTGTAACTGTTAATTTAGCAAACAAAACTGACGATGCTAATATACTTAATACTAAAATTTTCTTAAACATTCTTTTCCTTTATGATGCAACTGAGTTGCATTTGATTTTGGAATCATACATCCGAATTTCTTAAATGCAACTTAGTTGCAAAAGAAAATTAAATTTTATTTTTAACTATTTACATTAGAATAATTAGATACTTTTATAAATATAAAACTAAGGGATAAAGATGTGTTTAGTAATATCATTACTATCTTTTGCCATTGCATATAATTTTTATGACTCAAAAAACTTAATGCCAACAATCATAAGTTTTACAATTGGGATATTTTTTCTTTTGCTTATGATTCGAAATATAAAAAATGAAAGAAGTAAAAGAAAAAACTAACTCTTTTATTGATACAATCCAATTAGATAAATTAAGGGAAATAATTTGAAAATAGCATTTATTGGTGATATAGTTGGTAGACCAGGAAGAAAAATAATAGAACAAAATTTAAAAAAACTAAGAGCAAAATATGAAATAGATTTTGTAATTGCAAATGGTGAAAATGCAAGTCATGGTTTTGGACTAACAGTTAAAAATGCCAATGAACTATTTAAAGTGGGAGTTGATTTAATTACAGGAGGGAATCACTCTTTTGATAAAAAACAAGAGATGATAAATCTAGTAACAACTCAAAATGTACTTAGACCAGCAAACTTTCCTGAAGCAATGCCAGGTGTTGGACATATGGTATTTGATGTTGCTGGTGAAAAACTTGCAGTTATAAATTTAATGGGAAATTTTGCAATGCCAATTTGTGATAATCCTTTCAATAAAGCAACAGAAATTATGGAAGAACTCGAAGAACAAAATATCAAAAATATTTTTATAGATTTTCATGGTGAGGCTACAAGTGAAAAAAGAGTCATGGCTATGATGTTTAATGGAAAAGTGAGTGGTATTTGTGGAACTCACACTCATGTGGGAACTGATGATTTACAAATAGTTGATGGAACTACATATTTAAGTGATATTGGATTAACTGGTTGCAGAGACAATGTCATAGGAATGGATGCAAAAAATCCAATAGATAAAGCAACAACTGGTTTAGGTGGGCATTTTACTATTTCAAGCTCATGCAAATCTATTTTACAAGTTCTTGTAATGGATTTAGAAGATGGTAAATCAAAAGATGCTTTTAAAATAAAAATATTATGTGATAAAGATGAAGAGATAATTACAAAGGCATTTTTTGAATAGTATTTTAAACTCATTTGATTTATATATTTTTTTAAATGAAAAAAATTTAATAGATTCAAAGTATAAATACTGGTGGCCAACAAACAGTGATTTTGAAGTTTTTATAGGCGCAATTTTAACTCAAAATACAAAATGGACAAATGTAGAAAAGTCCTTAGAAAACCTAAGAAAACTACAACTTTTTGATTTAGAAAAACTTTCAACAGTTGATACAGATGTTTTAATATCTGCAATTACTCCAAGTGGTTTTAAAAATCAGAAGTCAGTAAGAATCAAAAAAATATGTGAAAATATACTTGAAGAGTTTGGAGATTTTGAAACTTTTAAACAAAATGTATGTAGAGATTGGTTACTTTCTCAAAAGGGAATTGGGGCAGAAACTTGTGATGCAATTTTGTGTTATGCTTGTCATAAAGAAGAGATGGTTGTTGATTCTTACACCAATAGACTAGTCAAAACTTTTGGATATGAGTTTGAAAGTTATGATGATCTTAAAGCTTGGTTAGAATATGGAATTAATGAAAATTTCGATAAAATTGAATCGCTTTATGATTATGATATTTCATTAAACATGATATATTGTAGATTTCATGGCAAAATTGTAGAATTCATGAAAAATCAAAAAAAGTCTTAAAGGATTTATAAAAATGATTATTATTCCTCAAACTAAAGGTGGCGTTGGAAAATCAACAGTTGCTATGCAAGTAATAGCTCCATATTTATATAAAAAGCATGGAAAAAAGATTACTTACATAGAAATTGATGATGAGAATAATGATAGTCAATCATTTACAACAACTCAAATAGTAAATAAAAGAATGTTAAGAACAAACAAAGTAAGTGATTTGGATGAGCTTATTTTAATGGATGATAATCATGAAATAATTATAGATGTTGGTGGAAATAAGACTTCATCATTAGTTTTAGAAGAGATTAAAAAAGTGGGTTCTTTTGGGAATTTGAAATGGATTATTCCTTTAGGTGATGGTGAGCTTGATGGAAAAAATGCAATTGCAACTATGAAAAAAATAAGAAAAATAGAACAAAGTCCTGATGAAAATATTATATTTGCCTTAAATCGTGCAATATCTATGGAAAAAGATTATGTGGAAGAACAATTTATAAATTTCTTTGGACATAAATATTTAGCTTCAAATACGGTAATGTATGATTTTATGAAGGACCCAAAATACTTTACAGTTAAAAATGATAAAGTAATTACTATGAGCAGATACCTAGGTAGTACAGTTTGGGAAATGGCACATAATAATACTGATTTTAGGGAAAAAGCTTTAAAAGCCAAAGAAGCTGGTGATGTTGCAAGTGCAAAAAAATATATATTTTTTAGAAGAGTACAATCTGAAGCACAAGATTATGTTTTAAATGTATTAAATCCAATCTTTAAAGACTTGGATAAATGGTTAGAAAAAAAATAACATGAGTGATATGAGTTTCAAACAAGCAAAAGAGCTTGTTGAAAAATTAGAGTTAACAGAACTAACGCTTAAAAAATCAACTGATGATATAGATAAATCAAGTAAAAAATTTAATGAAGCTTTAAAAATGCAAGAGCATTTATTGAAACTTATGCAAGTAAAAGACAAAAAATTAGATATTTTAAAACTCTTAGTGGTTTTAAATATTGGGTTTATTGGTGGTTTAGTTGTTGGAGTTTTTTTATTTAAATAATAGGAATATTTATAATGGGTAAACAAGAAAAAATAGTATCAATGTTCAATGAAATAGCTGGAACTTATGATGTAGCAAATAGAGTTTTAAGTATGGGTATTGATAAAACTTGGAGAAATAAAGCTTGTAATTTAGCTTTTTCTTTTTATGATAAAAACAAAATTGAGAAAATAATTGATGTGGCTTGTGGTACAGGAGATATGCTTACTACTTGGCAAAAAGTAGCAGATAAAAATGCAATAGAAATTCAAAATAGAGTTGGAGTAGATCCAAGTGTTG
This portion of the Arcobacter nitrofigilis DSM 7299 genome encodes:
- a CDS encoding metal ABC transporter substrate-binding protein — encoded protein: MFKKILVLSILASSVLFAKLTVTTTIYPLYSVVKEVGGKNVVLNNLIPFGTEPHDFEPNPKSMALLSKSDLFITSGKVMEPWSTKVVKSMEIADKTFDMSKHVKLVAHKEFEDGKVYDPHYWLSFDNYIKMIKNVESLLIKKDPANKKSYEKNSDAYLKEITALQTKYQTLKTCKNKKVIVNHDAFGYLANDYGITQYSISGMSPDEEPSAKQIAELIKIVKKENIHTVFFEEFASDKIAKTIADEANVKTDELSPVENITEKQNEENVGFVTIMTENLAKLKDAMNCQ
- a CDS encoding TIGR00282 family metallophosphoesterase → MKIAFIGDIVGRPGRKIIEQNLKKLRAKYEIDFVIANGENASHGFGLTVKNANELFKVGVDLITGGNHSFDKKQEMINLVTTQNVLRPANFPEAMPGVGHMVFDVAGEKLAVINLMGNFAMPICDNPFNKATEIMEELEEQNIKNIFIDFHGEATSEKRVMAMMFNGKVSGICGTHTHVGTDDLQIVDGTTYLSDIGLTGCRDNVIGMDAKNPIDKATTGLGGHFTISSSCKSILQVLVMDLEDGKSKDAFKIKILCDKDEEIITKAFFE
- a CDS encoding 3-methyladenine DNA glycosylase, which translates into the protein MNSILNSFDLYIFLNEKNLIDSKYKYWWPTNSDFEVFIGAILTQNTKWTNVEKSLENLRKLQLFDLEKLSTVDTDVLISAITPSGFKNQKSVRIKKICENILEEFGDFETFKQNVCRDWLLSQKGIGAETCDAILCYACHKEEMVVDSYTNRLVKTFGYEFESYDDLKAWLEYGINENFDKIESLYDYDISLNMIYCRFHGKIVEFMKNQKKS
- a CDS encoding AAA family ATPase; amino-acid sequence: MIIIPQTKGGVGKSTVAMQVIAPYLYKKHGKKITYIEIDDENNDSQSFTTTQIVNKRMLRTNKVSDLDELILMDDNHEIIIDVGGNKTSSLVLEEIKKVGSFGNLKWIIPLGDGELDGKNAIATMKKIRKIEQSPDENIIFALNRAISMEKDYVEEQFINFFGHKYLASNTVMYDFMKDPKYFTVKNDKVITMSRYLGSTVWEMAHNNTDFREKALKAKEAGDVASAKKYIFFRRVQSEAQDYVLNVLNPIFKDLDKWLEKK